From the genome of Vicia villosa cultivar HV-30 ecotype Madison, WI linkage group LG2, Vvil1.0, whole genome shotgun sequence, one region includes:
- the LOC131650548 gene encoding uncharacterized protein LOC131650548: MVKPGVIVYQIMDAWARIASSLTKELYADAELQFRKICEKYLDLLKYIESTILDKVKEKFFCAWTDKGDLCKALDTINHMISNQHNEIQTSFGRSITVLEHRFKKNILYSQLIENVSRAGLNYIFHEANRSETIGGDTAKCGCTITITYGLPCACDISKKVRLGEPITMNEITSHWKRLSFDDDGCVGEDSNISIISELEAIQERFSKADDNMKLYIKEKLRRIGFPETTDMKLPSQPVKTKGAPKKVKSTPNDNSTTRSPSYCEHVDKLFPNSPTPK; this comes from the exons ATGGTGAAGCCTGGAGTGATTGTTTaccaaataatggatgcatgggcTCGTATTGCAAGTTCGTTGACAAAAGAATTATATGCCGATGCCGAATTACAATTTcggaaaatatgtgaaaaatatcTCGATTTATTAAAATACATTGAAAGCACCATCCTTGACAAAGTGAAGGAGAAGTTTTTTTGTGCGTGGACTGATAAG GGTGATTTGTGTAAAGCATTGGACACCATAAATCACATGATTTCGAACCAACACAACGAAATACAAACGtcgttcggtcggagcattaCGGTTTTGGAGCATCGATTTAAGAAAAACATCCTTTACTCTCAATTGATCGAAAATGTGTCTCGGGCCGGATTGAATTATATCTTTCACGAGGCGAATCGAAGTGAAACCATTGGTGGTGATACCGCAAAGTGTGGTTGCACTATTACTATCACGTATGGTCTCCCGTGTGCTTGTGATATTTCTAAAAAAGTGAGATTAGGTGAGCCAATAACAATGAATGAAATCACTTCTCATTGGAagagacttagttttgatgatgatggttgtgtCGGAGAAGATTCGAATATCTCTATTATTTCCGAATTGGAGGCGATACAAGAGAGGTTTTCGAAGGCCGATGACAACATGAAATTATACATCAAAGAAAAATTACGGAGGATTGGATTTCCCGAAACAACCGACATGAAACTGCCGTCTCAACCCGTTAAGACAAAAGGTGCTCCGAAGAAAGTGAAGTCTACGCCAAATGACAACTCGACAACACGGTCTCCTTCATATTGTGAGCACGTCGACAAACTCTTTCCCAACTCACCTACTCCGAAATAG
- the LOC131647324 gene encoding albumin-1 E-like — protein MTFVNLASLVVLFATFGMFLTKNVGALCDGTCSLSEPTDCASGSRSCKCLPIMSPFEGVCIEGIRVDVKTIEEHPNLCKSHADCIKKGSGNFCARYSNPNIEYGWCFASKYEAEDVFLKMSSTYKFTKDFLKNVVTA, from the exons ATGACTTTTGTTAACCTCGCTTCTTTAGTTGTTTTGTTTGCCACATTCG GCATGTTTCTGACAAAGAACGTAGGAGCATTATGTGATGGTACTTGTTCTTTAAGTGAGCCGACAGACTGTGCCTCTGGATCTCGTTCTTGTAAGTGTCTTCCTATTATGTCTCCATTTGAAGGTGTATGCATAGAGGGAATTAGAGTTGATGTGAAGACTATTGAGGAACACCCTAACTTATGCAAATCTCATGCTGATTGCATTAAGAAGGGGAGTGGAAACTTTTGCGCTCGTTATTCTAATCCTAATATTGAGTATGGATGGTGTTTTGCCTCTAAATATGAAGCAGAAGACGTTTTCTTAAAGATGTCCTCAACCTATAAATTCACAAAAGACTTCTTGAAGAATGTTGTCACTGCTTGA